Proteins from one Deinococcus sp. AB2017081 genomic window:
- the carB gene encoding carbamoyl-phosphate synthase large subunit: protein MPKRTDLNTILILGSGPIQIGQAAEFDYSGTQALKALKKEGYRVVLVNSNPATIMTDPDLADATYLEPLTPAFVERVIAKEKPDALLPTLGGQTALNLAMDLHEQGILEKYGVELIGAGVEAIKKGEDRELFQAAMKKIGVETARGQMVHSMDEAVAYQKEIGLPIVIRPSFTLGGTGGGIAHTYEDFLKITEGGLRDSPVTSVLLEESILGWKEYELEVMRDTADTVVIITSIENFDPMGVHTGDSITVAPAQTLSDVEYQRLRDQSLAIIREIGVDTGGSNIQFAVNPKDGRVIVIEMNPRVSRSSALASKATGFPIAKIAALLAVGYHLDELKNDITRITPASFEPSIDYVVTKIPRFAFEKFPGTSDALGTQMRSVGEVMAIGRTFKESLQKAMRSVESDVRGAFAAMSDDDLRGLLYGNPRRLEAVLELLRRGETPEALFDATKIDPWFLGQLREIIDAEKELLDLGPIAEWKYEIWREVKRLGFSDARIGEIVGLKELEVRAIRKDAKAVPVYKTVDTCAAEFEAHTPYHYSTYEWEDEVTATDKPKVVILGSGPNRIGQGVEFDYATVHAVWALQEAGYETIMVNSNPETVSTDYDTADRLYFEPLTFEDVMNIVEHEKPVGVIVQLGGQTPLKLARRLAEAGAPIIGTSVDAIDEAEDRASFNALCERLGLPQPLGKVAQTPDQAAALATELGFPLMARPSYVLGGRAMRTVRSMDELSTYLSEVYAAVEGQPSILLDQFLEGALELDVDTLCDGERAVVMGIMEHVEAAGVHSGDSACILPPVNLSAELLARVKADTERLALELGVRGLMNVQWAVKDGTAYILEANPRASRTVPFVSKAVNHPLAKSAARIAVGHTLEQIGLVDTPTPGMYSVKEVHLPFLKFAGVIPTLGPEMKSTGESMGIDSDPYLAYYRAQIGAKSNVPTQGTALLIGDGLDDVAASLEDTGLTVIREQDGDKLPDLLIDVTGSRLLRTALERGVPIVSTREAAEWTAKAIAAAKGAELGVKSLQEWVRG, encoded by the coding sequence ATGCCCAAGCGTACTGACCTGAACACGATCCTTATCCTCGGCAGCGGGCCCATCCAGATCGGGCAGGCGGCCGAGTTCGACTATTCGGGCACGCAGGCCCTGAAGGCCCTGAAGAAGGAGGGCTACCGCGTCGTGCTGGTGAACTCCAACCCGGCGACGATCATGACCGACCCCGATCTGGCGGACGCCACGTACCTGGAGCCGCTGACGCCAGCGTTCGTGGAGCGCGTGATCGCCAAGGAGAAGCCGGACGCGCTGCTGCCCACGCTGGGCGGGCAGACGGCCCTGAACCTCGCCATGGATCTGCACGAGCAGGGCATCCTGGAGAAGTACGGCGTGGAGCTCATCGGGGCGGGGGTCGAGGCGATCAAGAAGGGCGAGGACCGCGAGCTGTTCCAGGCGGCCATGAAGAAGATCGGCGTGGAGACGGCGCGCGGGCAGATGGTGCACTCCATGGACGAGGCCGTCGCGTACCAGAAGGAGATCGGCCTGCCCATCGTCATCCGGCCCTCGTTCACGCTGGGCGGCACGGGTGGCGGCATCGCGCACACGTACGAAGACTTCCTGAAGATCACCGAGGGCGGCCTGCGCGACAGCCCCGTGACCAGCGTGCTGCTGGAGGAAAGCATCCTGGGGTGGAAGGAGTACGAGCTGGAGGTCATGCGCGACACGGCCGACACGGTCGTGATCATCACCTCCATCGAGAACTTCGACCCGATGGGCGTGCACACCGGCGACAGCATCACCGTGGCCCCGGCGCAGACGCTCAGCGACGTGGAGTACCAGCGGCTGCGCGACCAGAGCCTCGCCATCATCCGCGAGATCGGCGTGGACACGGGCGGCAGCAACATCCAGTTCGCCGTGAACCCGAAGGACGGCCGCGTGATCGTGATCGAGATGAACCCCCGCGTGAGCCGCTCCTCCGCGCTGGCGAGCAAGGCGACGGGCTTCCCCATCGCCAAGATCGCCGCGCTGCTGGCGGTCGGGTATCACCTCGACGAGCTGAAGAACGACATCACCCGCATCACGCCCGCCAGCTTCGAGCCGAGCATCGACTACGTGGTCACGAAGATCCCGCGCTTCGCGTTCGAGAAGTTCCCCGGCACGTCCGACGCGCTGGGCACGCAGATGCGCTCCGTGGGCGAGGTCATGGCGATCGGCCGCACCTTCAAGGAGAGCCTCCAGAAGGCCATGCGCTCGGTGGAGTCCGACGTGCGCGGGGCCTTCGCCGCCATGAGCGACGACGATCTGCGCGGGCTGCTGTACGGCAATCCCCGCCGCCTGGAGGCCGTGCTGGAACTCCTGCGCCGGGGCGAGACCCCGGAGGCCCTGTTCGACGCCACGAAGATCGACCCGTGGTTCCTGGGGCAGCTCAGGGAGATCATCGACGCCGAGAAGGAACTCCTCGACCTGGGGCCCATTGCCGAGTGGAAGTACGAGATCTGGCGCGAGGTCAAACGCCTGGGCTTCAGCGACGCGCGCATCGGCGAGATCGTCGGCTTGAAGGAACTGGAGGTGCGCGCCATCCGCAAGGACGCGAAGGCCGTGCCCGTGTACAAGACCGTGGACACCTGCGCCGCCGAGTTCGAGGCGCACACCCCCTACCACTACAGCACCTACGAGTGGGAGGACGAGGTCACCGCCACCGACAAACCCAAGGTCGTGATCCTCGGCAGCGGCCCCAACCGCATTGGCCAGGGCGTGGAGTTCGACTACGCCACCGTGCACGCCGTGTGGGCGCTTCAGGAGGCCGGGTACGAGACCATCATGGTCAACTCGAACCCCGAGACGGTCAGCACCGACTACGACACCGCCGACCGCCTGTACTTCGAGCCGCTGACGTTCGAGGACGTCATGAACATCGTCGAGCACGAGAAACCCGTGGGCGTGATCGTGCAGCTGGGCGGCCAGACCCCCCTGAAACTGGCCCGCCGCCTGGCCGAGGCCGGGGCACCGATCATCGGCACCAGCGTGGACGCCATCGACGAGGCCGAAGACCGCGCCTCCTTCAACGCGCTGTGCGAACGCCTGGGCCTGCCGCAGCCGCTCGGGAAGGTCGCGCAGACGCCGGATCAGGCCGCCGCGCTCGCCACGGAACTCGGCTTCCCGCTCATGGCCCGCCCCAGCTACGTCCTGGGGGGCCGCGCCATGCGCACCGTCCGCAGCATGGACGAACTCAGCACGTACCTGTCCGAGGTGTACGCCGCCGTCGAGGGGCAGCCCAGCATCCTCCTCGACCAGTTCCTGGAAGGCGCGCTGGAACTCGACGTGGACACCCTCTGCGACGGCGAGCGGGCCGTGGTCATGGGCATCATGGAGCACGTCGAGGCCGCCGGCGTCCACAGCGGCGACAGCGCGTGCATCCTGCCCCCCGTGAACCTGAGCGCCGAGCTGCTGGCCCGCGTGAAGGCCGACACGGAACGCCTCGCGCTGGAACTCGGCGTGCGCGGCCTGATGAACGTCCAGTGGGCCGTCAAGGACGGCACCGCGTACATCCTGGAAGCCAACCCGCGCGCCAGCCGCACCGTCCCGTTCGTGTCCAAGGCCGTGAACCACCCCCTCGCCAAGAGCGCCGCCCGCATTGCCGTCGGGCACACCCTGGAGCAGATCGGGCTTGTTGATACGCCCACGCCCGGCATGTACTCCGTGAAGGAAGTGCACCTGCCGTTCCTGAAGTTCGCGGGCGTGATCCCCACCCTGGGCCCCGAGATGAAGAGCACCGGCGAGAGCATGGGCATCGACAGCGACCCCTACCTCGCGTACTACCGCGCGCAGATCGGCGCGAAGAGCAACGTGCCCACCCAGGGAACGGCCCTGCTGATCGGCGACGGCCTGGACGACGTGGCCGCCAGCCTGGAGGACACCGGCCTGACCGTCATCCGCGAACAGGACGGCGACAAGCTCCCCGACCTGCTGATCGACGTGACCGGCAGCCGCCTGCTGCGCACCGCCCTGGAACGCGGCGTGCCCATCGTGAGCACCAGGGAAGCTGCCGAGTGGACGGCGAAGGCGATTGCCGCCGCGAAGGGCGCGGAGCTGGGCGTGAAGAGCTTGCAGGAGTGGGTCAGAGGGTAG
- a CDS encoding excalibur calcium-binding domain-containing protein, protein MRTGVLGLTVLGLGMGLADAATAYTTTATNLRRTASLQGRVLDTVPGNTLLTVACSGQWCRTSYGGQGGYVSRSLLKSFTRSAPVSGVFYASCGALRAQGKAPIRLGQPGYRVGLDSGRNGVACDAGDR, encoded by the coding sequence ATGAGAACGGGCGTGCTGGGTCTGACCGTGCTGGGCCTGGGGATGGGCCTGGCCGACGCCGCGACGGCGTACACGACGACGGCCACCAATCTGCGGCGCACGGCCTCGCTTCAGGGCCGGGTGCTGGATACGGTGCCCGGCAACACGCTGCTGACCGTGGCGTGCAGCGGGCAGTGGTGCCGCACGTCGTATGGCGGGCAGGGCGGGTACGTGTCGCGCTCGCTGCTGAAGTCGTTCACACGGAGTGCGCCGGTCTCCGGGGTGTTCTACGCCAGCTGCGGCGCGCTGCGGGCCCAGGGCAAGGCCCCCATCCGGCTCGGGCAGCCGGGCTACCGCGTGGGCCTGGACTCGGGGCGCAACGGCGTGGCCTGCGACGCGGGCGATCGCTGA
- a CDS encoding SMI1/KNR4 family protein yields MTRYAETLRLLATLPAPQAFAGIQRERITVYSAEIGIPFPPSLLEWLIHANGASVESQYLVGIDGTLPTDMPSLYTLHPNWKAAGLIPVASDGCGNHYVIATRQEYGKGCPVLFIDHERNADIPDFLVASDFSIFVSEFVRREANGSNGWPFDPQSTLRIDPNLASFSGAPLPWSN; encoded by the coding sequence ATGACCCGATATGCCGAAACTCTGCGCTTGCTTGCCACGCTGCCCGCTCCGCAAGCATTCGCAGGGATTCAGCGTGAGCGCATCACTGTGTATAGCGCCGAGATCGGTATTCCCTTCCCCCCGTCGCTCCTTGAGTGGTTGATCCATGCCAACGGAGCGTCTGTGGAGTCTCAGTACCTTGTCGGCATCGACGGCACTCTCCCTACCGACATGCCTTCTCTTTACACCTTGCATCCCAACTGGAAGGCGGCCGGGCTGATTCCCGTTGCCAGTGACGGCTGCGGAAATCATTACGTCATCGCCACCCGGCAGGAATACGGCAAGGGGTGTCCCGTCCTGTTCATTGACCACGAGAGAAACGCAGATATTCCAGACTTTCTGGTCGCGTCAGATTTCAGCATCTTTGTGAGCGAGTTCGTCCGACGCGAAGCGAATGGCAGCAACGGCTGGCCGTTCGACCCGCAGAGCACACTTCGGATCGACCCGAACCTGGCCAGTTTCTCGGGTGCTCCGCTGCCCTGGTCGAACTGA
- a CDS encoding type II toxin-antitoxin system PemK/MazF family toxin, with protein MVARPYSGLIRRGDILLIEFGPARSAEADVVRPAVVITNNAANAGADAITVIPLTANLNSLYGFQLLLPTERTGLNQDTKAQTELIGSIALSRVRRRLGHVPEDLMRELDARIRLHLAL; from the coding sequence ATGGTAGCCCGGCCGTATTCAGGGCTGATCCGCCGGGGTGACATTCTGCTGATCGAGTTCGGCCCAGCCCGCAGTGCGGAAGCCGATGTTGTCCGGCCCGCTGTGGTCATCACCAACAATGCCGCCAATGCTGGAGCGGACGCGATCACGGTCATTCCGCTCACCGCCAACCTGAACAGCCTCTATGGCTTTCAGCTGCTGCTCCCGACCGAACGCACGGGGCTGAATCAGGACACCAAGGCGCAGACGGAATTGATCGGTTCCATTGCCCTGTCCCGCGTGCGCCGACGCCTGGGCCACGTGCCCGAAGACCTGATGCGCGAACTGGACGCCCGAATCAGACTGCACCTGGCGTTGTAG
- a CDS encoding DsbA family oxidoreductase: MTSFAPSTPGHLRVDIWSDIACPWCYVGKRRLESALADFPHAGEVEVVWHAFELDPQAPLDTPQSMAQLLAGKYGRSIPEAQGMIDGMTRTAAGEGLTYDLNGAHRTNTFLAHQLIHLAATRGLQGAMKERLLSAYMTEREHVGQVETLVRLAQEVGLDAAEVREALRAGTHADAVRQDEAQAHALGITGVPFFVLGGKYGVSGAQSPEVLRGALDQVWAETHPAPLVRLDAPAAEGCEDGACDVPVAATTGSRA, from the coding sequence ATGACGTCCTTCGCTCCCAGCACCCCCGGTCACCTGCGCGTCGATATCTGGTCAGACATCGCGTGTCCGTGGTGCTACGTCGGCAAGCGCCGCCTGGAGTCGGCCCTGGCCGACTTCCCGCACGCCGGCGAGGTCGAGGTGGTGTGGCATGCCTTCGAGCTCGATCCGCAGGCCCCGCTGGACACGCCGCAGAGCATGGCGCAGCTGCTGGCGGGCAAGTACGGCCGCAGCATTCCCGAGGCCCAGGGCATGATCGACGGCATGACCCGCACGGCGGCGGGCGAGGGCCTGACTTACGACCTGAACGGAGCGCACCGCACGAACACCTTCCTGGCGCACCAGCTGATCCATCTCGCGGCCACGCGGGGCCTCCAGGGCGCCATGAAGGAACGCCTGCTGAGCGCCTACATGACCGAGCGCGAACACGTAGGGCAGGTGGAGACCCTGGTGCGCCTCGCGCAGGAGGTCGGCCTGGACGCGGCCGAGGTGCGCGAGGCCCTGAGGGCGGGCACCCACGCCGACGCCGTGCGCCAGGACGAGGCCCAGGCCCACGCGCTAGGCATCACGGGCGTGCCGTTCTTCGTGCTGGGCGGCAAGTATGGCGTGAGCGGTGCCCAGAGCCCCGAGGTGCTGCGCGGCGCCCTGGATCAGGTCTGGGCCGAGACGCACCCCGCGCCCCTGGTGCGCCTGGACGCCCCGGCCGCCGAGGGCTGCGAGGACGGCGCGTGCGACGTGCCCGTGGCCGCGACCACCGGATCGCGCGCGTAA
- a CDS encoding SDR family NAD(P)-dependent oxidoreductase, whose product MDRPLAGRVALVTGGSRGVGRGVALGLGEAGATVYVTGRTLRGRSADVPQVGGSLEDTVADLERLGGVGVPVVCDHRDDAQVRALAERLGHEHGQLDVLVNNVWGGYEGLHAWDNRGQTWNAPFWEQPLTLWDDMFTAGVRAHYVASAVCAPLLIAAGGLVVNISFFAGQRHRGQENVPYFLAKNADDQMARALANHLRPHGVTAVSLYPGLVRTEGVLLAPEGAFDFSNSESPQFLGRAVAALAGDPQHLSRTGQVLVAAELAQEYGFTDVDGSVPRSVRAEYENGG is encoded by the coding sequence ATGGACAGACCGCTGGCGGGCCGGGTGGCCCTGGTCACGGGGGGCAGTCGGGGCGTGGGGCGCGGCGTGGCGCTGGGCCTGGGCGAGGCGGGCGCGACCGTGTACGTGACGGGCCGGACGCTGCGGGGCCGCAGTGCAGACGTGCCGCAGGTGGGCGGGTCGCTGGAGGACACGGTGGCCGACTTGGAACGCCTGGGCGGCGTGGGCGTGCCCGTGGTGTGCGACCACCGGGACGACGCGCAGGTGCGGGCGCTGGCCGAGCGCCTGGGGCACGAGCACGGGCAGCTGGACGTGCTGGTGAACAACGTGTGGGGCGGGTACGAGGGCCTGCACGCGTGGGACAACCGGGGGCAGACGTGGAACGCGCCGTTCTGGGAGCAGCCCCTGACGCTGTGGGACGACATGTTCACGGCGGGCGTGCGGGCGCACTACGTGGCGTCGGCGGTGTGCGCGCCCCTGCTGATCGCGGCGGGGGGGCTGGTGGTGAACATCTCGTTCTTCGCGGGACAGCGGCACCGGGGGCAGGAGAACGTGCCGTACTTCCTGGCGAAGAACGCCGACGACCAGATGGCGCGGGCGCTGGCGAACCACCTGCGGCCGCACGGGGTGACGGCCGTGTCGCTGTACCCGGGACTGGTGCGCACCGAGGGCGTGCTGCTGGCCCCCGAGGGGGCCTTCGATTTCAGCAATTCGGAGTCGCCGCAATTCCTGGGGCGGGCGGTGGCGGCGCTGGCAGGCGACCCGCAGCACCTGTCGCGCACCGGGCAGGTGCTGGTGGCGGCAGAACTGGCGCAGGAATACGGCTTCACGGACGTGGACGGCTCCGTGCCACGCTCGGTGCGGGCGGAGTACGAGAACGGCGGGTAG
- a CDS encoding ribbon-helix-helix domain-containing protein, whose protein sequence is MASDPAQRMTISLPPDAARYLEQYQQTHHLSSRSEAVLKAVQALRDQQLAEDYAALARENNPERARLLEGNTDGLEPSDGSEWM, encoded by the coding sequence ATGGCTTCCGATCCTGCCCAGCGTATGACCATCAGTCTTCCCCCTGACGCTGCCCGTTATCTGGAGCAGTACCAGCAGACCCACCACCTGAGCAGCCGCAGCGAGGCCGTGCTCAAGGCTGTTCAGGCCCTGCGTGACCAGCAACTGGCCGAGGACTACGCCGCCCTGGCAAGGGAGAACAACCCGGAACGCGCCCGCCTTCTGGAAGGCAACACCGATGGCCTGGAACCCAGCGACGGCAGCGAATGGATGTAA
- a CDS encoding DUF6932 family protein yields MTSQYPIPAIEVEGIPELDPNGLLPSGIYLVSYLALLEKYQDDAIRSNFLNGLTLYMQSLRSLGCALAVYIDGSFVTSKDRPSDIDIVVELPKSNSHEMIKARALDFWEENRWLIRRSDLIAQRFNLDCHFWEPANQTGGQNDLIDYFQRLRAKDAFDKGLPPDHRKGIVKVAI; encoded by the coding sequence TTGACTTCCCAATATCCAATCCCCGCTATTGAAGTAGAGGGCATTCCTGAGCTAGATCCTAACGGACTGCTACCTAGTGGAATTTACCTAGTATCTTATCTCGCTCTGCTTGAAAAATATCAAGATGATGCCATTAGATCCAATTTCCTGAATGGTCTAACGTTGTATATGCAGTCTTTGCGGAGCCTGGGATGTGCTTTGGCAGTTTATATTGACGGAAGTTTTGTTACGTCTAAGGATCGGCCAAGTGATATCGATATTGTTGTAGAATTGCCCAAATCCAATTCGCATGAAATGATCAAAGCTCGCGCTCTAGATTTTTGGGAGGAAAATAGGTGGCTCATCAGGCGTTCAGATCTTATAGCTCAAAGATTTAATCTTGATTGCCATTTCTGGGAGCCAGCGAACCAGACTGGTGGTCAGAACGACTTAATCGACTACTTTCAACGGCTTCGCGCGAAGGATGCTTTTGACAAAGGGTTGCCGCCCGACCATAGAAAGGGTATTGTAAAGGTAGCGATATGA